A region from the Benincasa hispida cultivar B227 chromosome 8, ASM972705v1, whole genome shotgun sequence genome encodes:
- the LOC120084211 gene encoding cold-regulated 413 inner membrane protein 1, chloroplastic-like, protein MVCVSLSSAVSLYNPSLYRSKLSVPLSLRSSPPNAKLSFSPAAKQSSICYNPLRFAVGSEGIATAAITKKRSRGLSAICYAMPVNARTLQWISTISSAVLMLAKGTGIQKSFIVPLFALLAPASVVSWIKGEYGIWSAFLALLVRLFFFIPGELEIPFISLLLVIVAPYQVQSLRGTQEGNIISLMIAAYLAFQHFSRAGSFRRAFDQNSIVATVAVICFTAVSFLLVI, encoded by the exons ATGGTTTGTGTATCTTTATCTTCTGCTGTTTCACTTTACAATCCCTCTCTCTATAGATCCAAGCTCTCCGTTCCTCTCTCGCTAAGATCTTCACCGCCAAATGCAAAGCTCTCGTTCAGTCCTGCCGCTAAACAGAGTTCCATCTGTTACAATCCGCTTAG GTTTGCTGTCGGTAGCGAGGGGATTGCGACGGCTGCGATTACCAAGAAGAGGAGTCGTGGTTTAAGTGCTATTTGTTACGCTATGCCCGTTAACGCCCGCACTCTTCAGTGGATCTCCACCATTTCTTCTGC GGTTTTAATGCTAGCAAAGGGGACTGGGATTCAGAAGTCATTTATTGTTCCGCTATTTGCTCTTCTGGCACCTGCAAGTGTTGTCTCGTGGATTAA AGGAGAATACGGCATTTGGAGCGCTTTTCTGGCACTTCTTGTTCGACTGTTCTTCTTTATCCCCG GTGAATTGGAGATACCATTCATATCGTTACTTTTGGTGATTGTGGCCCCATATCAAGTCCAAAGCTTAAG GGGAACTCAAGAAGGAAACATTATCTCCCTAATGATAGCAGCATATTTGGCCTTCCAGCATTTCTCTAGAGCGGGCAGTTTTCGGAGAGCTTTTGACCAGAATTCAATTGTTGCAACAGTAGCAGTCATTTGTTTTACTGCTGTCTCATTTCTGCTCGTGATCTAA
- the LOC120084210 gene encoding PLASMODESMATA CALLOSE-BINDING PROTEIN 4-like, giving the protein MGLNILRNLALFTLCSFLLFSGSSFAEKSPIQEANKKNIPLQNEDDRTIFSPSVHFTQLDDTTIVNPTTTPGGTPVSPPQSVPNLVDPNVNPTAVTGNSGGGSWCIASSAASPTALQVALDYACGYGGADCSAIQPGGSCYDPNTVKDHASYAFNDYYQKNPAATSCVFGGTAQLVSTDPSNGNCHYATPRAMPSPPPPANPNPTPPAPVIPPPPPPATTIPTMTPPDTTNPTYTPTDPSIYGAEPSGMPSSATSISKRSVLLLTMTYFLGLLIANHL; this is encoded by the exons ATGGGTTTAAACATTCTGAGAAATTTGGCACTATTTACTCTCTGTTCCTTCTTGCTCTTCTCAG GTTCAAGCTTTGCAGAGAAATCACCTATACAagaagcaaataaaaaaaacatacctcTTCAGAATGAAGATGACAGAACAATCTTCTCACCTTCTGTACATTTCACTCAGTTGGATGACACTACCATTGTTAACCCAACAACAACGCCAGGAGGAACTCCAGTTTCACCACCACAGTCTGTGCCAAACTTAGTAGACCCCAATGTGAATCCCACCGCAGTGACGGGGAATTCGGGTGGAGGCTCATGGTGTATTGCAAGCTCTGCAGCTTCCCCAACTGCTCTGCAGGTGGCTCTTGACTATGCCTGTGGCTATGGCGGTGCAGACTGTTCAGCAATTCAGCCGGGTGGGAGCTGCTATGACCCAAACACAGTGAAGGACCATGCCTCTTATGCCTTCAATGACTATTACCAGAAGAATCCAGCGGCTACTAGCTGTGTTTTTGGAGGAACAGCACAACTCGTTAGCACAGACCCAA GTAATGGTAACTGTCACTATGCAACACCCAGAGCTATGCCAAG CCCCCCTCCACCAGCAAACCCAAACCCAACACCGCCGGCACCTGTAATCCCACCACCACCACCTCCAGCCACCACGATCCCAACAATGACACCGCCAGACACCACAAACCCGACATATACACCCACAGATCCATCAATCTATGGTGCAGAACCATCAGGCATGCCCAGCTCAGCTACTTCAATATCAAAACGATCGGTGCTGCTCTTGACCATGACTTACTTTCTGGGTTTGCTCATTGCAAATCATCTGTAA